The sequence GGGCATCGGCTTCGTCGACTGCGGTGTCTCCGGCGGCGTGTGGGGCCTCGAGAACGGCTACGCGCTCATGTACGGCGGCGCGAAGGACCACGTCGCACGGGTCCAGCCGGTCTTCGACGCCCTCAAGCCCGAGGGCGAGTTCGGCGCCGTTCACGCGGGCAAGGTCGGCGCGGGCCACTTCGCGAAGATGGTCCACAACGGCATCGAGTACGCCATGATGCAGGCCTACGCCGAGGGCTGGGAGCTCCTCGAGAAGGTGGACTCGGTCACCGACGTCCGCGAGGTCTTCCGCTCCTGGCAGGAGGGGACGGTCATCCGCTCCTGGCTGCTGGACCTGGCCGTGAACGCCCTCGACGAGGACGAGCACCTGGAGCAGCTGCGCGGCTTCGCGCAGGACTCGGGCGAGGGCCGCTGGACGGTGGAGGCGGCGATCGACAACGCCGTGCCGCTGCCCGCGATCACCGCCTCGCTGTTCGCGCGGTTCGCCTCGCGCCAGGACGACTCCCCGCAGATGAAGATGATCGCCGCCCTGCGCAACCAGTTCGGCGGCCACGCGGTCGAGAAAGCGTAGTCGAGAAGAAACAGCAGCTCACCGGCCGTACCCGCAGCAGGAGCGGTACGGAGGAGCAGCGGCAGTACTGAAGCACAGAAGCAGAGAAGAAGAAGGAAGCCGGGGGAGGTCGGCGCCGCATGCACGTTTCGCATCTCTCGTTGGCCGACTTCCGCTCGTACGCCCGGGCCGAGGTTCCCCTCGACCCGGGCGTCACGGCTTTCGTGGGCCCCAACGGCCAGGGCAAGACCAACCTCGTCGAGGCCATCGGCTACCTGGCGACGCTGGGCAGCCACCGGGTCTCCTCGGACGCCCCGCTCGTACGGATGGGCGCGGACCGGGCGATCATCCGCGCCGCCGTCACCCAGGGCGAGCGCCAGCAGCTGGTGGAGCTGGAGCTCAATCCGGGCCGGGCGAACCGGGCCCGGATCAACCGCTCCTCGCAGGTCCGGCCGAGGGACGTGCTGGGCATAGTCCGCACGGTCCTGTTCGCGCCGGAGGACCTGGCCCTGGTGAAGGGCGACCCGGGCGAGCGCCGCCGGTTCCTGGACGAGCTCGTCACGGCGCGCTCGCCCCGGATGGCGGCGGTCCGCTCCGATTACGAGCGGGTGCTCAAGCAGCGCAACACCCTGCTGAAGTCCGCGGCGATGGCCCGCAGGCACGGCGGCCGCTCCATGGACCTGTCCACCCTGGACGTGTGGGACCAGCACCTCGCCCGCACGGGCGCGGAGCTGCTGGCGCAGCGCCTCGACCTGATCGCGACCCTGCTGCCGCTGGCGGACAAGGCCTACGAGCAGCTCGCGCCCGGCGGCGGCCCGCTGGGGCTCGCGTACCGCTCCTCGGCGGGCGAGCCGGTGGACAGCGGAGAGGCGCGCGGCCGCGAGGCGCTGTACGAGGTGCTGCTGGCGGCCCTGTCGGAGGTGCGCAAGCAGGAGATCGAGCGGGGCGTGACCCTGGTCGGCCCGCACCGCGACGACGTACTGCTGCGGCTGGGCGAGCTGCCGGCGAAGGGGTACGCGAGCCACGGCGAGTCCTGGTCGTACGCGCTGGCGCTGCGGCTGGCCTCGTACGAGCTGCTGCGCTCCGAGGGCAGCGAGCCGGTGCTGATCCTGGACGACGTGTTCGCGGAGCTGGACGCGCGGCGCCGGGAGCGGCTGGCGGAGCTGGTGGCACCGGGCGAGCAGGTCCTGGTGACGGCGGCTGTCGACGACGATGTCCCGGGTGTGCTGGCGGGGGCGCGGTTCGGGGTGTCCGGTGGTGAGGTGACCCGGCTGTGAGCGATCAGGACAAGGAACCGCGCAAGACCCCGGAGGTCTCCGGAGTGGACCTCGCGCGGCAGGCCCTCGCGGCGGCGCGGGAGCAGGCGCGGGCCCGCGGCAACGCGGCGGCCGGCCGCAAGCGCCAGCAGCCGGGGCTGCGCTCCGGCGCGCGTGCGGACGGCCGCGACCCCATGCCGCTGATGGCGGCCCTGGACCGGCTGCGCACCGAGCGCGGCTGGGAGATGCCGATGGCGGTGGCGGGCGTGATGGAGCGCTGGCCGGAGATCGTCGGCCCGGAGATCGCGGCGCACTGTGAACCGGAGCGGTACGAGGACCGTGAACTGGTCGTCCGGTGCGATTCCTCGGCGTGGGCCGCGCAGCTGAAGCTGCTCGCTCCACAGCTGGTCGCGCGGCTGAATGCGGATCTGGGCCAGGGCACGGTCCGGCTGATCAAGGTCCACGGACCGGGCGGCAAGCCCAAGCGGTACGGGCCCTGGCGGGCGCCGGGGAGCACGGGGCCGGGGGACACGTACGGCTGAGCCGTGCCCCTGCGGGGCCGCCCGGCGGCCTCGGGCGAAGCCCGGTTCCGCCGGGCCCCGGGGCTCCGCCCCGGACCCCGCGCCTCAAACACCGGCGGGGCTGGGGTGGTGCGCCTTGGACGCCGGCGGGGCTGAGTGCGGGTGGCGTCCCTCACGGTAGCGGGAGGTTGACAGGCCGAAGCGCTGGATGCCCGTGTGAGCCTCTTTGAGCCCCTTCCCGGATATGGGGAGTCGGAGAGAGGAGGTTCAGGGCGGCACATGCGGACTCAGGTACCGGCAAACCCCCATTCATGTCGGTGGTACCGGTAGACTGAAGCGAATCCCGCCCAGTTGCGGGATCGCAGTCTCAGTAACGCTGACAAAAGCTGACAACGCAGATCGACGCAGCCGCTCCTGCTTGCATGCCTGCTGGCCCGGAGTACGGCCTGTGCTGTGCCAGAAAGGGCGCTTCGTGGCCGATTCCGGCAACCCCAACGACAACCAGTCCACAGTCGGCCAGAACGGCGAGGTCACCTCCTCGTACGACGCCAGTGCGATCCAGGTCCTCGAAGGCCTGGACGCGGTCCGCAAGCGGCCCGGCATGTACATCGGCTCGACCGGTGAGCGCGGGCTCCACCACCTCGTCTACGAGGTGGTCGACAACTCCGTCGACGAGGCCCTGGCCGGGCACGCGGACACCATCGACGTGACGATCCTCGCCGACGGCGGCGTGCGCGTGGTCGACAACGGCCGCGGTATCCCGGTCGGCATCGTGCCGTCCGAGGGGAAGCCGGCCGTCGAGGTCGTGCTGACGGTCCTGCACGCGGGCGGCAAGTTCGGCGGTGGCGGCTACGCCGTCTCCGGCGGTCTGCACGGCGTCGGTGTGTCCGTCGTGAATGCCCTGTCGACCAAGGTCGCGGTCGAGGTCAAGACCGACGGGTACCGCTGGACCCAGGACTACAAGCTCGGTGTCCCGACGGCGGCCCTCGCCAAGAACGAGGAGACGTCCGAGACCGGCACCTCGGTCACCTTCTGGGCCGACGGCGACATCTTCGAGACCACCGAGTACTCCTTCGAGACGCTCTCGCGCCGCTTCCAGGAGATGGCCTTCCTCAACAAGGGCCTGACCCTCTCGCTGACGGACGAGCGCGAGTCGGCGAAGGCCACCATGGGCGCCGACTCGGCCGAGGAGACCGACGAGGACCAGGCGCGCACGGTCCGGTACTACTACGAGGGCGGCATCGTCGACTTCGTGAAGTACCTGAACTCGCGCAAGGGTGAGCTGATCCACCCGACGGTCATCGACGTCGAGGCCGAGGACAAGGAGCGCATGCTCTCGGTCGAGATCGCGATGCAGTGGAACTCGCAGTACACCGAGGGCGTCTACTCCTTCGCGAACACGATCCACACGCACGAGGGCGGCACCCACGAAGAGGGCTTCCGCGCGGCGATGACGGGTCTGGTGAACCGCTACGCGCGCGAGAAGAAGTTCCTGCGCGAGAAGGACGACAACCTCGCCGGTGAGGACATCCGCGAGGGTCTGACCGCGATCATCTCGGTGAAGCTGGGCGAGCCGCAGTTCGAGGGCCAGACCAAGACCAAGCTGGGCAACACGGAGGCCAAGACCTTCGTGCAGAAGGTCGTGCACGAGCACCTCAACGACTGGTTCGACCGCAACCCGAACGAGGCCGCGGACATCATCCGCAAGTCGATCCAGGCGGCCACCGCGCGCGTCGCGGCCCGCAAGGCCCGTGACCTGACCCGTCGCAAGGGCCTGCTGGAGAGCGCCTCGCTGCCGGGCAAGCTGAGCGACTGCCAGTCGAACGACCCGACGAAGTGCGAGATCTTCATCGTCGAGGGCGACTCGGCCGGCGGTTCCGCCAAGTCCGGCCGCAACCCGATGTACCAGGCCATCCTGCCGATCCGCGGCAAGATCCTGAACGTCGAGAAGGCCCGTATCGACAAGATCCTCCAGAACACCGAGGTCCAGGCGCTGATCAGCGCCTTCGGCACGGGTGTGCACGAGGACTTCGACATCGAGAAGCTCCGCTATCACAAGATCATCCTGATGGCGGACGCCGACGTCGACGGCCAGCACATCAACACCCTGCTGCTGACCTTCCTGTTCCGCTTCATGCGGCCGCTGGTCGAGGCCGGGCACGTGTACCTGTCGCGTCCCCCGCTCTACAAGATCAAGTGGGGCCGGGACGACTTCGAGTACGCGTACTCCGACCGCGAGCGCGACGCCCTGGTGGAGCTCGGCAAGCAGAACGGCAAGCGGATCAAGGAAGACTCGATCCAGCGCTTCAAGGGTCTGGGCGAGATGAACGCCGAGGAGCTGCGCATCACCACGATGGACGTCGACCACCGCGTGCTCGGCCAGGTCACCCTGGACGACGCGGCGCAGGCCGACGACCTGTTCTCGGTGCTGATGGGTGAGGACGTCGAAGCACGGCGCTCCTTCATCCAGCGCAACGCCAAGGACGTTCGCTTCCTCGACATCTGAGTCGGTCCCTGCTGACCGCCTGAAAGGACTTCTGACCAGCAATGGCCGACGAAACCACCCCCACCGCCGAGAACTCCGCGGAGGAGCAGCCCGTCATGCGGATCGAGCCCGTCGGGCTCGAGACGGAGATGCAGCGCTCCTACCTCGACTACGCGATGTCCGTCATCGTGTCCCGCGCCCTGCCGGACGTACGGGACGGCCTCAAGCCGGTCCACCGGCGCGTGCTGTACGCGATGTACGACGGCGGCTACCGGCCCGAGAAGGGCTTCTACAAGTGCGCCCGTGTCGTCGGTGACGTCATGGGCACCTACCACCCGCACGGTGACTCCTCGATCTACGACGCCCTGGTCCGCCTGGCCCAGCCGTGGTCGATGCGGATGCCGCTGGTGGACAGCAACGGCAACTTCGGCTCCCCGGGCAACGACCCGGCGGCCGCGATGCGCTACACCGAGTGCAAGCTGATGCCGCTGGCCATGGAGATGCTCCGGGACATCGACGAGGAGACCGTCGACTTCACGGACAACTACGACGGCCGCAACCAGGAGCCCACGGTCCTGCCGGCCCGCTTCCCGAACCTGCTGGTCAACGGCAGCGCCGGTATCGCGGTCGGCATGGCCACCAACATCCCGCCGCACAACCTCCGCGAGGTCGCGGCCGGCGCTCAGTGGGCGCTGGAGCACCCGGAGGCCTCGCACGAGGAGCTGCTCGACGCGCTCCTCGAGCGGATCAAGGGCCCCGACTTCCCGTCCGGCGCCCTCGTCGTGGGCCGCAAGGGCATCGAGGAGGCGTACCGGACCGGGCGCGGCTCCATCACGATGCGCGCGGTGGTGGCGGTCGAGGAGATCCAGAACCGCCAGTGCCTGGTGGTCACGGAGCTCCCGTACCAGACCAACCCCGACAACCTCGCGCAGAAGATCGCGGACCTGGTCAAGGACGGAAAGGTCGGCGGCATCGCCGACGTCCGCGACGAGACCTCCTCGCGGACCGGCCAGCGCCTGGTCATCGTCCTCAAGCGGGACGCGGTCGCCAAGGTCGTGCTGAACAACCTCTACAAGCACACCGACCTGCAGACGAACTTCGGCGCGAACATGCTGGCGCTCGTCGACGGCGTGCCGCGCACGCTGTCCGTCGACGCCTTCATCCGGCACTGGGTGCAGCACCAGATCGAGGTCATCGTCCGGCGTACGCGCTTCCGCCTGCGCAAGGCGGAGGAGCGCGCGCACATCCTGCGCGGCCTGCTCAAGGCGCTGGACGCGATCGACGAGGTCATCGCGCTGATCCGGCGCAGCAACACCGTCGAGATCGCGCGCGAGGGCCTGATGGGCCTCCTGGAGATCGACGAGATCCAGGCGAACGCCATCCTGGAGATGCAGCTACGCCGCCTCGCGGCCCTGGAGCGGCAGAAGATCGTCGCCGAGCACGACGAGCTCCAGGCGAAGATCAACGAGTACAACGCCATCCTGGCCTCGGAGGCCCGTCAGCGGTCCATCGTCAGCGAGGAACTGGCGGCCATCGTCGACAAGTTCGGCGACGACCGGCGGTCCAAGCTGGTGCCCTTCGACGGTGACATGTCCATCGAGGACCTGATCGCCGAAGAGGACATCGTCGTCACGATCACCCACGGCGGCTACGTCAAGCGGACCAAGACCGAGGACTACCGCTCGCAGAAGCGCGGCGGCAAGGGCGTGCGCGGCACGAAGCTGAAGCAGGACGACCTCGTCGACCACTTCTTCGTCTCCACCACGCACCACTGGCTGCTGTTCTTCACGAACAAGGGCCGGGTCTACCGGTCCAAGGCGTACGAGCTCCCGGACGCCGGCCGTGACGCCCGCGGGCAGCACGTGGCGAACCTGCTGGCCTTCCAGCCGGACGAGAAGATCGCGCAGATCCTCGCGGTCCGCGACTACGAGGTCGCGCCCTACCTGATCCTGGCCACCAAGGGCGGCCTGGTGAAGAAGACGGCGCTCAAGGACTACGACTCGCCCCGTTCGGGTGGTGTCATCGCGATCAACCTCCGTGAGACGGAGGACGGCAGCGACGACGAGCTGATCGGCGCCGAGCTGGTGTCCGCAGAGGACGACCTGCTGCTCATCAGCAAGAAGGCGCAGTCGATCCGCTTCACGGCGACCGACGACGCGCTGCGTCCGATGGGCCGCGCCACTTCGGGCGTGAAGGGCATGAGTTTCCGCGAGGGTGACGAACTGCTCTCCATGAGCGTGGTCCGGCCCGGTACGTTCGTCTTCACCGCGACCGACGGCGGCTACGCCAAGCGGACGCCGGTCGACGAGTACCGAGTCCAGGGCCGTGGCGGTCTGGGCATCAAGGCCGCCAAGATCGTGGAGGACCGCGGGTCCCTCGTCGGGGCGCTCGTGGTGGACGAAACGGACGAAATCCTTGCCATCACGCTCAGCGGTG comes from Streptomyces sp. NBC_01408 and encodes:
- the gyrA gene encoding DNA gyrase subunit A, coding for MADETTPTAENSAEEQPVMRIEPVGLETEMQRSYLDYAMSVIVSRALPDVRDGLKPVHRRVLYAMYDGGYRPEKGFYKCARVVGDVMGTYHPHGDSSIYDALVRLAQPWSMRMPLVDSNGNFGSPGNDPAAAMRYTECKLMPLAMEMLRDIDEETVDFTDNYDGRNQEPTVLPARFPNLLVNGSAGIAVGMATNIPPHNLREVAAGAQWALEHPEASHEELLDALLERIKGPDFPSGALVVGRKGIEEAYRTGRGSITMRAVVAVEEIQNRQCLVVTELPYQTNPDNLAQKIADLVKDGKVGGIADVRDETSSRTGQRLVIVLKRDAVAKVVLNNLYKHTDLQTNFGANMLALVDGVPRTLSVDAFIRHWVQHQIEVIVRRTRFRLRKAEERAHILRGLLKALDAIDEVIALIRRSNTVEIAREGLMGLLEIDEIQANAILEMQLRRLAALERQKIVAEHDELQAKINEYNAILASEARQRSIVSEELAAIVDKFGDDRRSKLVPFDGDMSIEDLIAEEDIVVTITHGGYVKRTKTEDYRSQKRGGKGVRGTKLKQDDLVDHFFVSTTHHWLLFFTNKGRVYRSKAYELPDAGRDARGQHVANLLAFQPDEKIAQILAVRDYEVAPYLILATKGGLVKKTALKDYDSPRSGGVIAINLRETEDGSDDELIGAELVSAEDDLLLISKKAQSIRFTATDDALRPMGRATSGVKGMSFREGDELLSMSVVRPGTFVFTATDGGYAKRTPVDEYRVQGRGGLGIKAAKIVEDRGSLVGALVVDETDEILAITLSGGVIRTRVNEVRETGRDTMGVQLINLGKRDAVVGIARNAEAGQEADEVEADEIGTETESETEAADGQAAEAAEGTQPSAGEHEE
- the recF gene encoding DNA replication/repair protein RecF, producing MHVSHLSLADFRSYARAEVPLDPGVTAFVGPNGQGKTNLVEAIGYLATLGSHRVSSDAPLVRMGADRAIIRAAVTQGERQQLVELELNPGRANRARINRSSQVRPRDVLGIVRTVLFAPEDLALVKGDPGERRRFLDELVTARSPRMAAVRSDYERVLKQRNTLLKSAAMARRHGGRSMDLSTLDVWDQHLARTGAELLAQRLDLIATLLPLADKAYEQLAPGGGPLGLAYRSSAGEPVDSGEARGREALYEVLLAALSEVRKQEIERGVTLVGPHRDDVLLRLGELPAKGYASHGESWSYALALRLASYELLRSEGSEPVLILDDVFAELDARRRERLAELVAPGEQVLVTAAVDDDVPGVLAGARFGVSGGEVTRL
- a CDS encoding DUF721 domain-containing protein; the protein is MSDQDKEPRKTPEVSGVDLARQALAAAREQARARGNAAAGRKRQQPGLRSGARADGRDPMPLMAALDRLRTERGWEMPMAVAGVMERWPEIVGPEIAAHCEPERYEDRELVVRCDSSAWAAQLKLLAPQLVARLNADLGQGTVRLIKVHGPGGKPKRYGPWRAPGSTGPGDTYG
- the gnd gene encoding phosphogluconate dehydrogenase (NAD(+)-dependent, decarboxylating) — protein: MSPGSTGPRQRRPQRLRNHLMELGLVGLGKMGGNMRERIRRAGHTVIGYDRNPDLADVHSLRELVDSLQAPRVVWVMVPAGAATQSTVDELAELLSIGDIVVDGGNSRWTDDEKHAAELAAKGIGFVDCGVSGGVWGLENGYALMYGGAKDHVARVQPVFDALKPEGEFGAVHAGKVGAGHFAKMVHNGIEYAMMQAYAEGWELLEKVDSVTDVREVFRSWQEGTVIRSWLLDLAVNALDEDEHLEQLRGFAQDSGEGRWTVEAAIDNAVPLPAITASLFARFASRQDDSPQMKMIAALRNQFGGHAVEKA
- the gyrB gene encoding DNA topoisomerase (ATP-hydrolyzing) subunit B; protein product: MLCQKGRFVADSGNPNDNQSTVGQNGEVTSSYDASAIQVLEGLDAVRKRPGMYIGSTGERGLHHLVYEVVDNSVDEALAGHADTIDVTILADGGVRVVDNGRGIPVGIVPSEGKPAVEVVLTVLHAGGKFGGGGYAVSGGLHGVGVSVVNALSTKVAVEVKTDGYRWTQDYKLGVPTAALAKNEETSETGTSVTFWADGDIFETTEYSFETLSRRFQEMAFLNKGLTLSLTDERESAKATMGADSAEETDEDQARTVRYYYEGGIVDFVKYLNSRKGELIHPTVIDVEAEDKERMLSVEIAMQWNSQYTEGVYSFANTIHTHEGGTHEEGFRAAMTGLVNRYAREKKFLREKDDNLAGEDIREGLTAIISVKLGEPQFEGQTKTKLGNTEAKTFVQKVVHEHLNDWFDRNPNEAADIIRKSIQAATARVAARKARDLTRRKGLLESASLPGKLSDCQSNDPTKCEIFIVEGDSAGGSAKSGRNPMYQAILPIRGKILNVEKARIDKILQNTEVQALISAFGTGVHEDFDIEKLRYHKIILMADADVDGQHINTLLLTFLFRFMRPLVEAGHVYLSRPPLYKIKWGRDDFEYAYSDRERDALVELGKQNGKRIKEDSIQRFKGLGEMNAEELRITTMDVDHRVLGQVTLDDAAQADDLFSVLMGEDVEARRSFIQRNAKDVRFLDI